In a genomic window of Deltaproteobacteria bacterium:
- a CDS encoding DedA family protein, with translation MKFIQRWMDWLWDVAGRKGAEKVLMVVSFTESIFFPIPPDLLLIPMGLARRDRVFRYAGICLVLSILGGVFGYLIGQYFMEAIGDPIIAFYGLTDKYGVVQEWYREWSAWAVVVAGLTPIPYKLCTLTAGAFRIDWPTFVLASILSRGLRFFLIALFIHFFGEQARYFLAERFNLVVSATLVLVILGFAALKLI, from the coding sequence ATGAAATTCATTCAAAGATGGATGGATTGGCTGTGGGATGTGGCCGGCCGAAAAGGGGCCGAAAAGGTTTTGATGGTCGTGTCCTTCACAGAATCGATTTTTTTTCCCATTCCTCCAGATCTGCTGCTCATTCCCATGGGCCTGGCCAGACGGGATCGGGTTTTCCGGTATGCCGGGATCTGTTTGGTCTTGTCCATTCTCGGCGGAGTGTTCGGCTATCTGATCGGTCAATATTTTATGGAGGCCATCGGTGATCCGATTATTGCCTTTTATGGTCTGACGGACAAATATGGAGTGGTCCAGGAGTGGTACAGGGAATGGAGTGCCTGGGCCGTGGTTGTGGCCGGGCTGACACCGATCCCCTACAAGCTGTGCACGTTGACGGCCGGGGCATTCAGAATCGATTGGCCGACCTTTGTTCTGGCCTCCATTCTCAGCAGAGGGCTGCGGTTTTTTCTGATCGCCTTGTTCATCCATTTCTTTGGTGAACAGGCCAGATATTTTCTGGCCGAGCGATTCAATCTGGTGGTCAGTGCCACACTGGTCCTGGTTATCCTGGGCTTCGCAGCCCTGAAATTGATCTAA
- a CDS encoding ATP-binding protein, producing the protein MSTCPSSGTDKKSSANALQDQLIASTLSKIKYKLFVMSGKGGVGKSSVAVNLAAALSIKGYRVGLLDVDIHGPSVPHLLGLKGLLEIDRGSIVQPKMYNENLAVVSMESLLKDPDQAVLWRGPMKTGAIRQFVADVDWGELDFLVIDSPPGTGDEPMTVLKTIPEALSIVVTTPQEISLADVRKAVNFLQYAQANILGVVENMSGLICPHCSKKIDLFKSGGGRDLAEKYGLRFLGAIPLDPSTVVAGDLGKPVVLLDEETPARKALLELSETVARAARESLEAVSSIHV; encoded by the coding sequence ATGAGTACCTGCCCGTCGAGCGGCACAGACAAGAAAAGCAGCGCCAACGCCCTGCAGGATCAATTGATCGCCTCGACCCTGAGCAAGATCAAATACAAGTTGTTCGTCATGAGCGGCAAGGGCGGAGTGGGCAAGAGTTCCGTTGCCGTCAATCTGGCCGCGGCGCTGTCCATCAAGGGCTACCGGGTCGGCCTGCTGGACGTGGACATCCATGGACCCAGCGTTCCCCACCTTCTGGGGCTCAAGGGTCTCCTTGAGATCGACAGGGGATCCATTGTCCAACCGAAGATGTACAACGAGAATTTGGCCGTAGTTTCCATGGAGTCCCTGCTCAAGGATCCGGACCAGGCCGTTCTTTGGCGAGGGCCAATGAAGACCGGGGCCATACGGCAGTTCGTGGCCGATGTGGACTGGGGAGAACTGGACTTTTTGGTCATCGACTCGCCTCCGGGCACCGGAGACGAGCCCATGACCGTGCTGAAGACCATTCCCGAGGCATTGAGCATCGTTGTGACCACTCCGCAAGAGATTTCCCTGGCTGACGTGCGTAAGGCCGTCAATTTCCTCCAGTACGCCCAGGCCAACATTCTGGGAGTGGTCGAAAACATGAGCGGACTCATCTGCCCTCATTGCAGCAAGAAGATTGATTTGTTCAAGTCCGGAGGAGGCCGGGACCTGGCCGAAAAGTACGGATTGAGGTTTCTCGGGGCCATTCCCTTGGATCCGTCCACAGTGGTAGCAGGAGATCTGGGAAAACCTGTGGTCCTTCTGGACGAGGAAACTCCC
- a CDS encoding protein-L-isoaspartate(D-aspartate) O-methyltransferase, giving the protein MSRDWIRNRQRMVREQIVARGVSDPAVIKAMEKLPRHLFVEEALQAQAYGDHPVPIGYGQTISQPYIVARMSELLNVSSGMKVLEIGTGSGYQAAVLAEMGADVFTVERVRSLYMQVKKRMMDMRIFGVSLKLDDGTMGWPEEAPFDRIIVTAGGPDIPNPLITQLANPGILVMPVGSSRRNQELIVLRKDAGQLSKENHGAVAFVDLVGNHGW; this is encoded by the coding sequence ATGAGCCGCGACTGGATTCGCAACAGACAGCGGATGGTCCGTGAGCAGATCGTGGCCCGAGGCGTATCCGATCCGGCCGTGATCAAGGCCATGGAGAAACTTCCCCGACATCTTTTTGTCGAGGAGGCCCTCCAGGCCCAGGCCTATGGTGACCATCCCGTGCCAATCGGCTACGGCCAGACAATCTCCCAGCCCTATATAGTGGCCAGAATGTCCGAACTTTTGAACGTTTCCTCGGGGATGAAGGTCTTGGAAATCGGGACCGGATCAGGCTACCAGGCCGCAGTTCTGGCCGAAATGGGGGCGGATGTGTTCACGGTCGAGCGGGTGAGGTCCCTCTATATGCAGGTCAAGAAGCGGATGATGGACATGCGCATCTTCGGCGTTAGCCTCAAGCTCGACGACGGGACCATGGGCTGGCCCGAGGAGGCACCATTCGACCGGATCATCGTCACGGCCGGAGGCCCGGATATTCCAAATCCGCTTATCACCCAGTTGGCAAATCCGGGGATTTTGGTCATGCCCGTGGGTTCCTCAAGACGTAATCAGGAACTGATCGTGCTGCGCAAGGATGCCGGGCAGCTTTCCAAAGAGAATCATGGGGCAGTGGCCTTCGTCGATCTTGTTGGTAATCATGGATGGTGA